The following coding sequences are from one Triticum aestivum cultivar Chinese Spring chromosome 5A, IWGSC CS RefSeq v2.1, whole genome shotgun sequence window:
- the LOC123101968 gene encoding cytochrome P450 71C3: MALEAAQHYLQLAVGHGMSSPAALLLVVVPLLLLLLASVRTSASTRKLRLPPSPPGSLPIIGHLHHIGVQTHISLQHLVDKYGHNGLLFLRAGAVPTVIVSSPSAAEAVMRTHDHILASRPWSMASHILRYNTTDVAFSPLGEYWQHTRKLVNTHLLSAKKVHSFRHGRQEEVCLVVNKIHEAATNAPSTAVDMSEFLAAYTNDVVSRSVLGATHRKKGRNTLFREMTETNVDLLVGFNLENFIPRWPLTEVLFRLVCWKVQRHLNKWDALLEEVIKEHINLKQDNSADFIHVFLSLQQEYGLTDDNVKSLLMNIFEAAIETSYLVLEYAMAELINNRHVMKKLQTEVRTFASSKGKRLDMITEEDLSSLPYLKATMKEALRLHPPGPLLLPHYSTADCNIDGYDIPAKTRILVNGWAIGRDPKAWERPEDFMPERFLQDGQEKSSNLGQDFKYLPFGSGRRICPGANFALATMEIMLVNLMYHFDWEVPNEREGTGGKVSMAETFGLMLRRNEKLYLVPKIV, from the exons ATGGCTCTTGAAGCAGCCCAGCACTACCTGCAGCTCGCCGTCGGCCATGGCATGTCCTCGCCGGCGGCACTGCTCCTTGTCGTTGTTCCCTTACTGCTGTTACTGCTAGCATCAGTAAGAACCTCAGCGTCCACAAGAAAGCTGCGGCTCCCGCCTTCGCCTCCGGGCAGCCTTCCCATCATCGGTCACCTCCACCACATCGGCGTCCAGACCCACATCTCCCTCCAGCACCTGGTCGACAAGTACGGCCACaacggcctcctcttcctccgcgccgGCGCCGTGCCCACCGTCATCGTCTCCTCGCCCAGCGCCGCCGAGGCTGTCATGCGCACGCACGACCACATCCTCGCGTCCCGCCCGTGGTCCATGGCCTCGCACATCCTGCGCTACAACACCACCGACGTCGCTTTCTCACCCTTGGGCGAGTATTGGCAGCACACCAGGAAGCTCGTCAACACCCATCTCCTCAGCGCCAAGAAGGTGCACTCCTTCCGCCATGGCCGTCAAGAAGAG GTGTGCCTCGTCGTCAACAAGATTCACGAGGCGGCCACCAacgctccatccacggcggtggaCATGAGCGAGTTCCTGGCCGCCTACACCAACGATGTCGTAAGCCGCTCGGTGCTGGGAGCAACCCACCGGAAGAAAGGCCGCAACACGCTCTTCAGAGAGATGACCGAGACCAACGTTGACCTTCTCGTGGGATTCAACCTTGAGAACTTCATCCCTAGGTGGCCATTGACGGAGGTGCTCTTCAGGCTGGTCTGCTGGAAGGTTCAGCGACACCTCAACAAGTGGGACGCCTTGCTGGAAGAGGTCATCAAGGAACACATAAACTTGAAGCAAGATAATTCTGCCGACTTCATCCATGTTTTCCTCTCTCTACAGCAAGAGTACGGTCTCACCGACGATAACGTCAAGTCCCTCTTGATG AACATATTTGAGGCAGCCATAGAAACATCGTATTTGGTGCTGGAATACGCCATGGCTGAGCTTATCAACAACAGACATGTTATGAAGAAACTTCAAACCGAGGTAAGGACGTTTGCATCATCCAAGGGCAAAAGGTTGGACATGATTACGGAGGAGGACCTCAGCAGCCTGCCCTACCTAAAGGCAACCATGAAAGAGGCCCTGCGCTTGCACCCACCAGGGCCTTTACTCCTCCCACACTACTCCACCGCTGACTGCAACATCGACGGATACGACATACCCGCCAAAACACGTATCCTTGTGAACGGTTGGGCCATCGGGAGAGACCCAAAAGCTTGGGAGAGACCAGAGGATTTCATGCCGGAGAGGTTCCTACAAGATGGTCAGGAGAAATCTAGCAACCTGGGTCAAGATTTTAAGTATCTGCCATTTGGATCCGGACGCAGGATTTGCCCCGGGGCAAATTTCGCACTTGCAACAATGGAGATCATGCTAGTAAATCTCATGTACCATTTTGATTGGGAGGTTCCCAATGAGAGAGAGGGTACTGGTGGAAAGGTTAGTATGGCCGAGACGTTCGGGCTGATGCTTCGCCGAAATGAGAAACTCTACCTTGTTCCAAAGATTGTCTAA